In Camelus bactrianus isolate YW-2024 breed Bactrian camel chromosome 10, ASM4877302v1, whole genome shotgun sequence, a genomic segment contains:
- the LOC105067212 gene encoding olfactory receptor 51A7-like yields the protein MHTLNSSKVEITTFFLIGIPGLEHVHLWISVPISLMYLVAILGNCTILFVIRTEPSLHAPMYYFLSMLAVSDLGLSLSSLPTMLRLFVFNATGISPNACFAQEFFIHGFTDMESSMLLVMSFDCFLAIHSPLIYSSILTNARVAKMGLVFLIKSMFLVLPFPFTLKRLIYCRKSLLSYSYCLHQDVLKLACSDNTVNFFYGFFVALFMMTDSVFIAVSYVFILKTVMGIGSHKERLKALNTCVSHICAVLIFYVPIIALASVHHFGKHKSPVAMVLIADIFLLVPPLMNPIIYCVKTWQIREKVLGKLGLK from the coding sequence ATGCACACTCTCAATTCCTCTAAAGTTGAGATCACCACCTTCTTCCTGATTGGCATCCCAGGGCTGGAGCATGTTCACTTATGGATCTCTGTCCCCATCTCCCTCATGTACCTAGTGGCCATCTTGGGCAACTGTACCATCCTCTTTGTGATCAGGACGGAGCCCTCACTCCACGCACCCATGTACTACTTCCTTTCCATGTTGGCTGTCTCTGACCTGGGCCTGTCCCTCTCATCCCTCCCCACTATGCTGAGGCTCTTTGTTTTCAATGCTACAGGAATTTCCCCAAATGCCTGCTTTGCTCAAGAATTCTTTATCCATGGATTCACAGACATGGAGTCCTCAATGCTCCTGGTCATGTCTTTTGACTGCTTTTTGGCCATTCACAGCCCTCTGATATACAGCTCCATCCTCACCAATGCCAGAGTGGCCAAAATGGGCCTGGTGTTTCTCATTAAAAGCATGTTCTTAGTGCTCCCatttcctttcactctcaaaagatTGATCTATTGTAGGAAAAGCCTGCTTTCTTACTCTTATTGTCTCCATCAGGATGTTCTGAAGCTGGCCTGCTCTGACAACACAGtcaactttttctatggtttctttgTTGCCCTCTTTATGATGACAGACAGTGTGTTCATTGCTGTGTCCTATGTATTCATCCTGAAGACTGTGATGGGAATTGGTTCCCATAAGGAGCGGCTCAAGGCTCTCAACACCTGTGTCTCTCACATCTGTGCAGTGCTTATCTTCTATGTGCCCATCATTGCTTTGGCCTCCGTGCACCACTTTGGCAAGCACAAGTCCCCAGTGGCCATGGTCCTCATTGCTGACATTTTCTTGCTGGTACCACCTTTGATGAACCCCATCATCTACTGTGTGAAGACGTGGCAAATTCGTGAGAAAGTTCTGGGGAAATTGGGTCTAAAATAA